Proteins encoded in a region of the Bombiscardovia apis genome:
- a CDS encoding AAA family ATPase: MNINKIQISAPFCFGNNPLMLDNLGKVNFVFAPNGSGKTTISNALAEQPKETEKRRRWGTAPTTLAIRVFNEAYKQQVMQERINGIFTLGKESQKVNEEIDGLTNTINEEKINREKLLKDIGEDAYGDSESSSFVGQLKELKNYATDTVFEQHKVIPQSVVSVIFKGFRNSKNRFFEEVSRRYKECNKKEFCVDGITWDLLNDKLRRLSADGKRCELSNISIKQVLSADDREIIETNYEITSKEGFAALIEQLNNADWVYAGRLYVEQTNGVCPFCQQEANDLSEELSRFFADNFASLSEKISETKDRVNNTMGSLRIQLTHLSESIKRDLEIDSEQFEKLIRDTNQILDQLSADLQEKLNHPTKAIEIKDVSELILNINDLIDDANIDIKRHNLLVDNAASAKSQIVDDGWSLFLSDSTVNVTMKQYEVNREQLEQRIEEARETIRQSESKEKEWLGKREKLQSSISNTTEVADRINNLLKVSGFDRFHLAEDHQAAGGYKIVRDNNDIAISTLSEGEKSFICFAYYWESLKGSFNPNETPEDVAAVIDDPISSLDSDVLFMVSSYIRSAALEAISGKGNIKQLIVLTHNVQFHKEAAYCSGTPKVEKRHYYRLYKSVDGYTVCKDDENVSQIRNTYQMLWESVVAAALAEDESEPLRIGVTNIVRRIVEGYFSFLGEEEKIVSHEEMSISEQRIIEMFGIWSNAGSHTIADDISQTIDIGSIKRFLALFQLYFTDRGQANHFNAMINASGGNQLLEKGGLFSGDGLLTFSK, translated from the coding sequence ATGAATATTAATAAAATACAGATTTCTGCGCCATTTTGTTTCGGTAATAATCCACTTATGCTTGATAACCTTGGGAAAGTTAATTTTGTTTTTGCTCCTAATGGTTCCGGAAAAACGACTATTTCAAATGCTTTGGCAGAGCAGCCCAAAGAGACTGAGAAACGTAGACGTTGGGGAACGGCACCGACCACCTTAGCAATACGTGTCTTTAATGAAGCATACAAACAACAGGTGATGCAGGAGCGCATCAATGGTATTTTCACATTGGGTAAAGAATCTCAAAAGGTCAATGAGGAAATTGATGGTCTTACCAACACGATTAATGAAGAAAAAATTAATCGCGAAAAGTTACTTAAAGATATTGGCGAAGACGCGTATGGCGATAGTGAATCATCTAGTTTTGTCGGGCAATTGAAGGAGTTAAAAAACTACGCAACCGATACTGTTTTTGAACAGCATAAGGTAATACCTCAGTCTGTTGTTTCGGTAATATTTAAAGGGTTTAGAAACAGTAAAAATCGTTTTTTTGAAGAGGTTAGTCGACGTTATAAAGAGTGTAACAAGAAAGAATTCTGTGTTGACGGGATTACGTGGGATTTATTAAATGATAAACTTCGTCGTTTGTCTGCTGATGGAAAACGTTGTGAACTTTCTAACATTTCGATTAAACAGGTGCTCTCTGCTGATGATCGGGAAATAATTGAAACAAATTATGAGATTACGAGTAAGGAGGGGTTTGCAGCATTAATCGAACAATTGAATAATGCTGACTGGGTCTATGCAGGTCGTTTATATGTTGAACAAACAAACGGGGTGTGTCCATTTTGCCAGCAGGAAGCAAATGATTTGTCTGAAGAATTGTCCCGATTTTTTGCAGACAATTTCGCTTCGTTATCTGAGAAAATAAGCGAAACAAAAGATCGGGTGAACAATACAATGGGATCATTAAGAATCCAACTTACGCACTTGAGCGAAAGTATTAAAAGAGATCTAGAAATCGATTCAGAGCAGTTTGAAAAATTAATTCGAGATACTAATCAAATATTGGACCAACTATCGGCCGATTTGCAGGAGAAGTTGAATCATCCCACTAAGGCAATTGAAATAAAAGATGTTTCTGAACTGATTTTGAACATCAACGATTTGATTGATGATGCAAATATTGATATTAAAAGACATAATTTATTGGTAGACAATGCGGCTTCGGCAAAGAGCCAAATAGTCGATGATGGCTGGTCTTTGTTTTTGAGTGATTCCACAGTGAATGTCACTATGAAACAATATGAAGTAAATAGAGAACAGTTAGAGCAGCGAATAGAAGAAGCACGAGAAACAATAAGACAGAGTGAATCAAAAGAAAAGGAATGGCTAGGAAAACGTGAAAAACTACAATCTTCAATTTCTAATACCACGGAAGTAGCGGATCGGATTAATAATCTTTTAAAGGTTTCTGGATTTGATCGTTTCCATCTTGCAGAAGATCATCAAGCAGCAGGTGGATACAAGATTGTTCGAGATAATAATGATATCGCTATATCAACACTTTCTGAAGGCGAAAAATCCTTTATCTGTTTTGCATATTATTGGGAATCCTTGAAAGGGAGCTTCAATCCTAACGAAACTCCCGAAGATGTGGCAGCTGTTATAGATGATCCAATTTCGAGTTTAGACAGTGATGTTCTCTTCATGGTTTCAAGTTACATTCGGTCAGCCGCATTAGAAGCCATATCAGGTAAGGGGAATATTAAGCAGCTAATCGTCCTTACCCATAACGTTCAATTCCATAAAGAGGCAGCTTATTGTTCTGGAACTCCAAAAGTTGAGAAACGTCATTACTATAGACTTTATAAATCTGTCGATGGATATACGGTGTGCAAAGACGATGAGAATGTTTCACAGATTCGGAATACGTATCAGATGCTTTGGGAGTCGGTAGTTGCAGCAGCATTAGCTGAGGACGAATCGGAGCCTCTGCGAATTGGAGTTACAAACATTGTACGTCGGATTGTTGAAGGGTACTTCTCTTTCCTTGGGGAGGAGGAGAAAATAGTGTCGCATGAAGAAATGTCGATATCAGAGCAAAGAATAATTGAAATGTTCGGTATTTGGTCTAATGCAGGGTCTCATACAATCGCTGATGATATTTCTCAAACAATAGACATAGGTAGCATCAAGAGGTTTCTTGCGCTCTTCCAGTTATACTTTACAGATAGAGGGCAAGCCAACCATTTTAATGCGATGATAAATGCAAGTGGAGGTAACCAATTACTTGAAAAAGGTGGATTATTCTCTGGCGATGGCTTACTTACTTTTTCCAAGTGA
- a CDS encoding DUF2130 domain-containing protein — protein sequence MHEISCPNCKKAFKIDEAGYADILKQVRDEDFDKQVHERLEQAERESQKALELAEAKAEQELQKAQSAKDAQIQDLQAKLESEQSAKDLAVSEALRKVEKEKDDLNAALEKAKLEQKRALELAEANSKSDLQKASSEKDAEIAKLKNQLDSIELEKKHELVEALSSVEKERDQFKSSLEKIQLEKEADEKLSKEQLKAEIQKITSDKEAEIAKLKSNLETEKLKGEVESKSLKDRYEIQLKDRDEQIERLRDLKAKLSTKMVGETLEQHCQVEFNKLRSTAFANAYFEKDNDARTGSKGDFIFRDKDDSGTEIVSIMFEMKNESDTTSTKHKNEDFFKELDKDRNEKQCEYAILVSLLEPDNELYNEGIVDVSYRYPKMYVIRPQFFIPIITLLRDAAKNSLQYKAELEEVKAQNIDITHFEEELDSFKDAFGRNYEIASKKFQNAVDEIDKSISHLNKIKDALLGSQNQLRLANNKAQDVSIRSLTRNNETMKAKFAEITKE from the coding sequence ATGCACGAGATTAGTTGTCCGAATTGTAAGAAGGCTTTTAAGATTGATGAGGCTGGGTATGCTGATATCTTGAAGCAGGTTCGGGATGAGGACTTTGATAAGCAGGTTCATGAGCGGCTTGAGCAGGCTGAGCGGGAGAGTCAAAAGGCGCTGGAGCTGGCTGAAGCGAAAGCTGAGCAGGAATTGCAGAAAGCTCAGAGTGCAAAAGATGCTCAGATTCAGGATTTGCAGGCAAAACTTGAATCTGAGCAGTCTGCCAAAGACTTGGCGGTTTCTGAGGCGTTACGTAAGGTTGAGAAGGAGAAAGACGACCTGAATGCTGCGCTTGAAAAAGCTAAATTGGAACAGAAAAGGGCCCTTGAATTAGCGGAAGCCAACTCTAAGAGTGATTTGCAGAAAGCTTCTTCTGAGAAGGATGCCGAGATAGCCAAGCTCAAGAATCAGTTAGATTCTATTGAGCTTGAGAAAAAGCACGAGTTGGTCGAAGCTCTTAGCTCGGTGGAAAAAGAGCGTGATCAGTTCAAGAGTAGTCTTGAAAAAATACAGCTCGAAAAAGAAGCAGACGAAAAACTGTCAAAAGAACAACTTAAAGCTGAGATTCAGAAGATAACCTCTGATAAAGAGGCGGAGATAGCTAAGCTTAAGAGCAACCTCGAGACAGAAAAACTTAAAGGTGAAGTGGAATCTAAGTCTCTCAAGGACCGCTACGAAATCCAGCTCAAGGATCGTGACGAGCAAATCGAACGTTTACGCGATCTCAAGGCGAAACTATCTACAAAAATGGTCGGTGAAACGCTCGAGCAACATTGTCAAGTAGAGTTTAACAAATTACGCTCTACTGCTTTTGCAAACGCTTATTTTGAGAAAGACAATGATGCCAGAACAGGCAGCAAGGGTGACTTCATCTTCAGGGATAAGGACGATTCGGGTACTGAAATAGTTTCTATCATGTTTGAGATGAAGAACGAGAGCGATACGACTTCGACTAAGCATAAGAACGAGGACTTCTTTAAGGAGCTTGACAAAGATAGGAATGAAAAGCAATGCGAATATGCAATTTTAGTTTCGCTGCTTGAACCTGATAATGAGTTGTATAACGAAGGTATCGTAGACGTCTCTTATCGCTATCCCAAAATGTATGTTATCCGACCGCAATTTTTCATTCCAATCATTACTCTCCTGAGAGATGCGGCTAAGAACTCACTTCAATATAAAGCTGAACTTGAAGAGGTCAAAGCCCAAAATATTGATATAACTCATTTCGAAGAAGAACTCGACAGTTTCAAAGATGCATTCGGGCGCAACTATGAAATTGCCTCAAAAAAGTTCCAAAATGCGGTAGATGAAATAGACAAATCAATTTCTCATTTAAACAAAATCAAGGACGCTCTGCTTGGATCGCAAAACCAGTTGCGTTTGGCTAACAATAAGGCTCAAGATGTAAGTATTCGCAGCCTTACCCGCAACAATGAAACTATGAAGGCCAAATTTGCCGAAATAACAAAAGAATAA
- a CDS encoding TetR/AcrR family transcriptional regulator: MVTKQPEVTERTRQRMEDAFWQLYEKEPIEKITIKQVTDLAGYNRATFYLYYQNLYDLRGQIEDSLLEEREHFVDAHFTDQTPLETLRNETKAFLTHTQADAKYFKVLLGPHGDPAFVSRMNDFAKDTIRLYLASTPTGQSLSPTHLDYLTEFYAAGKLGIVRKWLDAPNQLPIDNLVDLLVRILTAL; the protein is encoded by the coding sequence ATGGTCACCAAGCAGCCGGAAGTTACCGAGCGAACTCGCCAGCGCATGGAAGATGCCTTCTGGCAACTCTACGAGAAAGAACCCATTGAGAAAATCACCATCAAGCAGGTAACCGACCTAGCAGGATACAACCGGGCCACCTTCTACCTCTACTATCAGAACCTATACGACCTACGCGGCCAGATAGAAGACTCCCTTTTGGAAGAACGCGAGCACTTCGTCGACGCCCACTTTACCGACCAAACCCCGCTCGAAACCCTACGAAACGAAACCAAAGCCTTCCTAACCCACACCCAGGCCGACGCCAAGTATTTCAAAGTTCTCCTCGGCCCCCACGGCGACCCCGCCTTCGTCTCCCGAATGAACGATTTCGCCAAAGACACCATCCGCCTCTACCTAGCCAGCACCCCCACCGGCCAATCCCTCTCCCCCACCCACCTAGACTACCTAACCGAGTTCTACGCCGCCGGCAAGCTAGGCATAGTGCGGAAGTGGCTGGATGCTCCAAACCAATTGCCAATCGACAACCTTGTTGACTTACTAGTTCGCATATTGACAGCTTTATAA